The DNA region TATTTAAAGTTAGAGTAGATTCAATACCGATTACAATAGGTCTAAACGTTCCAACTCCTCTATACTTAGAATTAATCCTCTCGTTCCAACCATCAAGGGACGCTTTGATAACAACCGACGGATGTCCAATAAGATCAGGACGAGTTAACGTTGCGTGACGTAAAAGAAGACCGTTAGTCTGCAATCGACAAATACAACCTTTTGCTAATATATATTCAATGAGAGAATATATATCTGGATAAAGAAATACCTCACCACCAGTCAATTGAATATACTTTGTTTTTTCTGGTTCCATAGATACAAAAAAATCTATGGCCTTTTTGATAGACTCTAACGGTAACATTTTACGTTTAGCAACATCGCATTCACGTAAACAATAAGAACAACTCATGTTGCATTTATCAGTCAAACAGATTGATAAGCTGCGAAAGATACTGTCGCCCTCATCAATATTTTTCATAACTATTTTAGTTTTCATAGAACAAAATTCCTTTCTTTTAACTAATTTTACAATACTACAGATAAACAAATAGTCAATATTTACAACGTAGATTATCTATAACTCTATTTTCAAAACAAATAATGAAAAAACATAATATGCTATAATTTATAGGTGAAGAAATCCCACGACAGTGTTTTTACTATTGGCATCGGCGGAGCGGCTGGTGACGGTATCCATGAATCAGGCATCACACTAGGTGCTATCTTGGCCGAACTTGGTTACGAATCATATTTATCATACACTTACCCTTCACTTATCCGTGGAGGGCACAATTTTGCCCGTCTTTCATTCAGTAAGGAAAAAATATACTCTGACCACGAAGCTTTGGATGTTCTCATCGCTCTCAACGAAGAAAGCATCGTGCTTCATCGCAAAGAAATGGCAGACAATTCGGTTGTTTTGGCTGATTCTTTTGAAAAAGATGATTTGGACATACTCAAAGACAATGCCGTAGTTATACCGATGGACATTACAGTCAAAGAGATGAATGTTTCTCCTATTACCAGAAACTCAATGGCTTTGGGAGCGCTTTGTTACCTACTAGACTTGGATTTCAAGCTCATGGAAAAAGTCTTAGGTGATGTCTTCAAAAACAAAAAACCAGAAATAAACATCAAACTTGCTGATATAGGTTACGAATTACTCAAAAGCAAAAATTTCCGACATTCCAAAAAGATTCACCCTAGTGAAGGTAAAAAAGAATTCATAGATGGTAATAGTGCCCTAGCAAAAGGCCTTCTAACAGCTGGTTTAGATTTCTACATTGGTTACCCAATGACACCAGCTACAAGTATCTTGCAATATTTAGCTACACACCAACACGACAATATTGGACACAATCAAAAGATGCGTGTCATTCAACCAGAGAGTGAGCTCTCGGTTATCAATATGGCACTAGGCATGTCTTACGCCGGCAAACGCGTAGCAGTTGGTTCTGCTACTGGAGGTTTCGCCTTGATGCAAGAAGCTTTTAGTTTCGCTGGTATAGCCGAATTACCTTTGGTAGTAGCTGTCTCCCAAAGACAAGGACCTGCCACAGGACTTCCTACTTATTCTAGTCAAACAGATTTGCGATTTGCCATACATGCTGGACATGGAGAATTCCCGAGAATAGTCATCGCCCCCGGAGATCCAGAAGAATCCTTCTACCTTGGTGCACAAGCCTTGAATCTGGCTTGGGAATACCAACTACCAGTCATAGTCCTTATGGATAAAATCATTTCCGAACATTCTGCTACGAGTCTTTTGAAAGCTGAGAATATTAAAATAGAAAAAGGAAACGTCGCAAAAAATACAGATGAAAAATATGGTAGATATGAAATAACAAAAGACGGTATATCTCCTATGGCTTTTCCTGGCACAGCCAATACTACAGTAAAAGTTACTAGCTATGAACATGACCATGCAGGTATCACCGTAGATGAACCAGAGTTAGCCGAAAAAATGTTAGATAAAAGGTTTGCTAAATCAGAAACCTTAAAAAAATCTTTAAATCACCACGAGACCGTCAAAGTCTACGGCGATCACTCCAGTGACAATATAGTTGTTTTCTGGGGTTCAACCAAAGGTCCCGCTTTGGAGTCAGCCAGATATTTGAAAAAACCAGTCAAGTTTGTACAAATTGTTTGGTTAGAACCTTTTGATGTTAAAAAAGTAAAACAAGAATTATCTGGAGCCAAAAAGATTATTGACGTTGAATGTAATCATGATGGTCAATTATCTGCTTTAATCCGCGAAAAAACTGGCATAGAAGTCACAGACAAGATTCTGAAATACGATTCAAGACCTTTTGAACCAGTTGAGTTGGCAGAAAAGATCAATTCATTATGTCATTCCCGCGAAGGCGGGAATCCAGGATGTAACCAATAAAATTTATCGCCAGTATTCATGGATTCCCGCCTTCGCGGGAATGACACAAAAAACAAAACAACATTATGCCTCTAAACTTATCAACAACTTCAAAGATCACTTGGTGCCCGGGTTGTCCAAACTCACAGATTTTAGTTGCTTACAGACAGGCTATAGAAAGTTTGGTCAATTCTGGTTCACTCAAAATAGAAAACTTGGTAGCTTGTGCAGGTATCGGTTGCCACGGCAAGATTTCTAATTATTTAAACGTAAATAGCTTCACCGCTCTACACGGTAGAGTCATTCCAGCCATGACCGGTATCAAATGTGCCAATCCGAATCTAACCGTTATAGGTATGAGTGGAGACGGTGATTCATATTCAGAAGGTTTAGAACATCTCATCCACGCTGCAAGGCGCAATTCTGATATAAAAATATTTATTCACGATAACCAAGTCTTTGCCCTCACCACTGGTCAAACTTCTGCTATGAGTCCAAAAGGTTTCAAGAGTAAAACTACCCCTTACGGTAGTATTGATGAACCATTTGAACCTTTCTCTGTATTACTTTCAGCTGGTGCTTCATTCGTAGCCAGAACATATGCCGGAGATATTGCTGGTACAAAGAAAATCGTTGAAGAAGCTATCAAACACAAAGGTTTTTCTTTCGTTGAAATCATCCAACCTTGTATTACCTTCTTTGACACAAGAGATTACTTCAAAGAAAGGGTCTTCTTGCGCGAAGGCGGTCCTGCCGACAATATTGATACGGCGATCAAGCTTTCTAGAAAAGAAGGAGAGCGGGTACCACTGGGCATCTTCTATAACGTGGAAAGACCAACGTTTGAGGAGCAACTACTTGGGAATTTCTAATTTTTAATTCCTAATTTCTAAATAATTTCCAAATTCCAATGACTGAATTCCTTAAGATATATAAGTCTTCATCAGAAATTAGTCTTTGTGTCATTCCCGCGAAGGCGGGAATCCAGGATGTAACCAATAAAATTTGTCGCCAGTATTCATGGATTCCCGCCTTCGCGGGAATGACAACACAAGAAATTAAAAATTAGTAATTAGAAATTCTCCTAACTATCATGCAACTAAATAACCTATTCAACCCTCGTTCTGTCGCTGTCATCGGAGCATCATCTGACAAGAATAAAGTAGGTTATGCATTGATGTCCAATTTACTTTACGAAGGTGCAGAAGAAAAACCTGCTTCCAAATTTGCCAACATAATCAAATCCCTTACATCCAATAAAAAGAGGGTTATATACCCTATAAGTATTTCTGAAAAAGAAATTCTCGGATTAAAGACTTACAATTCCATAAAAGAAATTCCTGCCGAAATAGACTTAGCAGTTATAGCTGTACGCTCTGACGTAGTACCTTCTATATTAGAGGAATGCGCCTCAAAAAATATAAAAACTGTCATTATCATCTCAGCAGGATTCAAGGAGATTGGACATGAGGGTCTTGAAATTGAAAAGAAAGTTGCAGAAATAGCCAAGAAAAATGGTATCACTATGCTCGGTCCAAACTGTCTTGGGGTTATAGACGTCCACACAAACATGAATGCTTCGTTTGCTTCCAGTCATCCCAAAAAGGGCAATATCGCTTTCCTGTCGCAATCTGGAGCTCTAGGGACGGCCGTACTGGACAAAGCTCTAGCCGAAGGTATCGGTTTCTCCAAATTCATCAGTCTTGGCAATGAAGCCGTTCTGACCGAGATTGAATTCATGGAATTTCTACGTGACGACGAAGATACCTCGGCCATCTTGATGTACGTTGAACAATTGACCAACGGTCATAGATTCATGGAATTGGCAGAAGAAATAACAAAAAAGAAACCTATCATTCTCATAAAAGCTGGCAAAGGAGAACGTGGTCAACAAGCTGTCATGTCTCATACTGGCTCATTGGCTCCAGAAGATGCCGTCTTCTCTGCCGCTTGCAAACAATCTGGTATCATCGTCGTCCAATCAATCCGAGAATTCTTCAATATGGCAAAACTTTTGGAACTCAAAATATTCAAGCCTCTCCAAAAAATGATTGTCCTTACCAACGCTGGCGGTCCAGCCGTTGTTGCCTCAGATCTCATAGAATCATCTCATTCATTGTCTTTGATAGAATTCTCCGAAGAAACAATAGGTAAACTCAAAAAATCTTTGCCACCTATGGCGGCTTTCAATAATCCCGTAGACATCATCGGTGATGCCCTAAGTAGTAGATACGAAATTGCTTTGAAAATTCTAATAGAAGAAAGAGAAGCTGACGCTATCATTGTCATAGTCACACCACAAATGATGACTGAAGCAGAAAAAACCGCTGAGCTCATCGTTAAATACAATGCACAGAAAACTATTATTCCCGTATTCATCGGCGGAGCAAACCTAGATGCTGGTCTAAAAATTCTACAAGAAAACAATCTGGTTAACTTCACTTTTCCAAAAGATGCTGTTGAAGCACTAGATGATATGGCTTGTAATGCTTTGAAAATAGAGAGACCGAAGGTCGCAAGGAAGCTGGGAGCTGGGAGCTTGGAGATAGAGAAGATGATGTCTTTTGGTGATACTAGGAAATTATTCAGTGAATTTGATTTGTCTATATCTGGAATTTTTATCAAAGAAAAAAGTGAATTAAAAGATACGATAAATAAATTGGGTGGTGATAGATTCATCTTAAAAACAATGTCACCAGACGTTGTTCATAAAACCGAAATGGGTGCGGTTAAATTGAATATAAAATCATTTGAGGAAGCCGAAAAAGCTTGGGATGAGATGTTGGTAAGTATCAAAGACAAAAAACCAGACGCGGTCATAGACGGTGTGTTGGTACAAAAAAAGGCTTTGGGGAAAGAGATTATTATTGGTATGAAAAAAGATCCAATTTTTGGTCCAACCGTACTTTTTGGTTTGGGTGGAATATTCACCGAAGCTCTAAAAGATACTTCTATACGTATAGCACCTATTTCAAAAGAAGTTGCTCAAAAAATGATCCATGAAATACACGGCATCAATATTCTAACAGGACTTCGCGGTGAAAAACCTATTGATTTTGAAAGTATTGCCGATGTTATCGTCAAAATATCAAAACTAGCTATGGAACATCCAGAGATAATAGAAATAGATCTAAACCCAGTCATGGTTCGTTCCAATGAAGCTGAAATCGTTGACGCAAGAGTTATGGTGAATAACTAAAATTTCCGGAGGTGTAACCTCCGTAAAATTGAATTACCTCTCCCCTCCAGAAGAACTGGTTACATTGAGTTTGACTAAGGAAGTTTGTATATCGTTGTTCCCATTATCTGCATAAGTACAGGTGATTTTGAAATCAAATGTTCCAACGATAGGAGTGTTCATTCCTGAGATATCACCATTTGAACTAAGGTCGCTAAAGCTCTTACCTCCAAAATCATCCCAATTGGAACCATTAACAGAAGGTATTGAAGCTACACACTTATAACCTTTACTTGTATCAGCATCAAACTTTGGATCTAATGTGTTTTTCCATTTCAAACCAAATGGATAACCCTTCTTTACTGTAAATGATGTTTTGTCAGCATTAGGACCTGTGGTACCTATTTTGAGAGAAAAAACTGACGGAGGTATTATGACCCCAACTTCTACACTAGTCTCTTTTTTCGCCACTGGGTTTCCGCACTTTATTGAGAATGTTGTTGTTGATAGTAGTGCGTTAGAATCAACCGAACCGCTTACAGCCGTATATACCGCAGGCCATGGATAAGTGGTCAAACACGATGTAGTGTTTTCTGATGACCATGTAAGCTTTGTTTTATTCCCCGGAGTAGTTCCTAATGTGACTTTAGTTGGATTAGCTGATAGACTAACGCTGATATCGCTACCATAAGCATAGATAGTTACCGTAGCTGGTGCACTTGTTCCACCCGGACCAACACAGGTCATACTATATGTAGTCTCTTCATTAGTTAAATCACCAACATCTACATTGCCAGATATACTCAAACCAGTCTTTGTCGTATTTGGCCAGGCAGTAGCTTCGCAAGAAGTAGGCAAAGATACATCTTTATTCATGACTAACCAAGTCAATTGCAGAGGAAGGCTTCTCTTGAAACTATCCTTCAGAACATAAAGATCGTTGGCTGTTAGGGAGACTTCTGGAACGGGTGGAAGTGGTGGATCGCTTAAATTAATAGTATACGTCCCCCAATCAACTGAAGGCATATCATGTTCATCGTAGGCCATAACCTTAAATGAATGATTTCCGGTCGCTACATTCGTTGACCATGCTTTTGTACCCCAAAGAGTCGTGCCAGAATTTGTATTACCTGAGCTTGGTAATATCTGATCCACATTACCGTCACTATCCCAATCAATTTTATATCTAACCTGATCTCCGTCAGGATCCGTAGAAGAAGCAAAGAAGGTATATGTAATTCCTTTAAAACCTGTTGTTGGACCTACTATAGTAGGGATCGTAGGGGGGTTGTTGGTTACTGGAGCTGAACCAACATCCAACATATATCTAACCGTTACACTAGGAACCTCTAAGACATACGGGGTTTTTACAAAAGAACCACCAAACGATAATGGAATATTATTCCCATAGCAGCCTTTATTGTAAGATCCACCACCATTTCTAAAATCATAATAACGATAATAGAACTTACCTATTGTTGAACCGAAATTAAATTTTATATCAAGTCCACCGGCATAACTTACACCATAATTAGGCCAACCATAGCCATATGGTTCACCCCAAGTTCCCCATACTCCACCAGTACCAACATTGCCATTAGTTATCGTGTAATCTGCATAATATCCTCCCGCATCAGAAAGTAATGGATAAGATGTACCATTTATTGTAACTGTTTTATTTGTTGGAGGAGCTATCACTAGAGGGATATACGCATCCCAATCTCTTCCATATGGATCTATACTCTGTTCAACATAATCTTTAGCAGAACAACCTCCTAAAGTCCTAGTGGGTAAAACTGCACCATCTGAATAATTATATCTTCCAGTGGTATCCCAATCATCTACAGCGCCTTGAGGAGAGTTGCCAAGGACTTCTACATTATTATCCGACACACCAGGGTCGGCATTGGTATTCCATTCTCCATAAGGAGAATCCATTGTGTATCCCATTCCAAACCAAAAAATATCGGTTGGAAGATGCGGAGAAAACCTTAACCTTAATTTCGTTCCCGCTGGTATTGACGCTCTATCAGAAATTTCATTAATAACATTTCCATTGGTATCTATTGTAAATATTTTAGCTCTATATTTAATTTGAACCGTTCTACCTTTTACAGATTCACCCCAACCATGAGAACCTCCAAATCTATCCCAATAATAATAAAGCATATTTGATATAACATCTGTCTTAGTATCAGTCCACATAGTCTCTTTCGCTTCTGTAACCGAAGGTGTAAACATAAACCCTAAAGGAAGCAACAGCAAGATAAATATTGACTTACTAATAGCCACCCTCCTTCTATGTATCACATAACCAATAGCTATCAGAACAAGAAGGATAAAAGCTATAACTGTAACGACGAGACCAGTATTATTTTTATTACATTTCGTAGGATCTATAATATTACAATCATAAACAATAGTTGACTTATCCACCAACTTCCCAGCCTGCCAGAGTGTGGCTGTAAGAGAAAACTTATCCAAATTATCTTTTGATATAAAATCTTTTTTCAAAGCCATCATAGACCCTGTAACTCCACCTTCGTAAGTATAAATATCAACTATTTTTCCTTCTTTATCTTTAACTTCAAGAGTCAATTTGCCATTTTGTACAACATGAGCAGTACCACTATTATGTAAACATGAAAACATTGTGGATGTTGCTCCCTTTATTATCGGAAACTGCATAACTGAAGGGAAATTGAGTCTTATTCTATCAACTCCCGATCTTACAAAGCGGATATTCAGGATTGACCTGGTATCTCTATATTTTAATTCTGTTACAAGATAGTAAACAGGAAATTCTTTATCCGGCACCACCAATGATGTCTTGGTAAAAGATTTGGCTTTTACGAACACCTTGGTAGAAGTTGCTCTTATGAAATTATCTGAACTCATAGCATCCCAGCGATACAAATTCCACTTGACTTCAACAGTCTCATCTTTATTGGTAGTATTGGCTACTACTACAGAAACATTAGCAGAATCTTTATCTTCTATACGTGGAGGAAAAGCGGCAAAAGCAAAAGCTCTATCATTTATAAATACCGCAGACTTATCAAAATATACGGAAGAATCCACATTACTAATCTTGAAATCATAAGAATTACCTACTACATCATCTGTAAAACTCAACCCTAAAAGATTGAACTTTTTATCCGTAACAAAGAAACTAGCTATACGATAGTCTCCACCACGAACATACAGAGGTACTGGCCAAGAAAAAGAAGTTTGAATTGATGATTTTGCAGGGATAACAATATTGTCCATAGCCACAAACTGATCTATAACGTCTGGACCGTT from Candidatus Paceibacterota bacterium includes:
- a CDS encoding 2-oxoacid:acceptor oxidoreductase subunit alpha, which codes for MKKSHDSVFTIGIGGAAGDGIHESGITLGAILAELGYESYLSYTYPSLIRGGHNFARLSFSKEKIYSDHEALDVLIALNEESIVLHRKEMADNSVVLADSFEKDDLDILKDNAVVIPMDITVKEMNVSPITRNSMALGALCYLLDLDFKLMEKVLGDVFKNKKPEINIKLADIGYELLKSKNFRHSKKIHPSEGKKEFIDGNSALAKGLLTAGLDFYIGYPMTPATSILQYLATHQHDNIGHNQKMRVIQPESELSVINMALGMSYAGKRVAVGSATGGFALMQEAFSFAGIAELPLVVAVSQRQGPATGLPTYSSQTDLRFAIHAGHGEFPRIVIAPGDPEESFYLGAQALNLAWEYQLPVIVLMDKIISEHSATSLLKAENIKIEKGNVAKNTDEKYGRYEITKDGISPMAFPGTANTTVKVTSYEHDHAGITVDEPELAEKMLDKRFAKSETLKKSLNHHETVKVYGDHSSDNIVVFWGSTKGPALESARYLKKPVKFVQIVWLEPFDVKKVKQELSGAKKIIDVECNHDGQLSALIREKTGIEVTDKILKYDSRPFEPVELAEKINSLCHSREGGNPGCNQ
- a CDS encoding thiamine pyrophosphate-dependent enzyme, which translates into the protein MPLNLSTTSKITWCPGCPNSQILVAYRQAIESLVNSGSLKIENLVACAGIGCHGKISNYLNVNSFTALHGRVIPAMTGIKCANPNLTVIGMSGDGDSYSEGLEHLIHAARRNSDIKIFIHDNQVFALTTGQTSAMSPKGFKSKTTPYGSIDEPFEPFSVLLSAGASFVARTYAGDIAGTKKIVEEAIKHKGFSFVEIIQPCITFFDTRDYFKERVFLREGGPADNIDTAIKLSRKEGERVPLGIFYNVERPTFEEQLLGNF
- a CDS encoding acetate--CoA ligase family protein, with translation MQLNNLFNPRSVAVIGASSDKNKVGYALMSNLLYEGAEEKPASKFANIIKSLTSNKKRVIYPISISEKEILGLKTYNSIKEIPAEIDLAVIAVRSDVVPSILEECASKNIKTVIIISAGFKEIGHEGLEIEKKVAEIAKKNGITMLGPNCLGVIDVHTNMNASFASSHPKKGNIAFLSQSGALGTAVLDKALAEGIGFSKFISLGNEAVLTEIEFMEFLRDDEDTSAILMYVEQLTNGHRFMELAEEITKKKPIILIKAGKGERGQQAVMSHTGSLAPEDAVFSAACKQSGIIVVQSIREFFNMAKLLELKIFKPLQKMIVLTNAGGPAVVASDLIESSHSLSLIEFSEETIGKLKKSLPPMAAFNNPVDIIGDALSSRYEIALKILIEEREADAIIVIVTPQMMTEAEKTAELIVKYNAQKTIIPVFIGGANLDAGLKILQENNLVNFTFPKDAVEALDDMACNALKIERPKVARKLGAGSLEIEKMMSFGDTRKLFSEFDLSISGIFIKEKSELKDTINKLGGDRFILKTMSPDVVHKTEMGAVKLNIKSFEEAEKAWDEMLVSIKDKKPDAVIDGVLVQKKALGKEIIIGMKKDPIFGPTVLFGLGGIFTEALKDTSIRIAPISKEVAQKMIHEIHGINILTGLRGEKPIDFESIADVIVKISKLAMEHPEIIEIDLNPVMVRSNEAEIVDARVMVNN